One region of Bosea sp. 29B genomic DNA includes:
- a CDS encoding GNAT family N-acetyltransferase, translating to MRRLVPAEWREAFPIVVQLRTALDEAEFLHRVRRQSFSGYELVGAFRDGALVGVLGMRPVHTLARGAHLHVDDLVVDERVRSGGIGRALLAFAEEDAQARGLTAVFLDARREAIPFYERERYAFHPAPSMKKLLGG from the coding sequence GTGAGACGGCTCGTTCCGGCGGAGTGGCGCGAGGCCTTTCCGATCGTCGTGCAATTGCGGACCGCGCTCGACGAGGCGGAATTCCTGCACCGCGTGCGGCGGCAATCCTTCTCCGGCTACGAGCTGGTCGGTGCCTTCCGTGACGGCGCGCTGGTCGGCGTGCTCGGCATGCGCCCGGTCCACACGCTGGCGCGCGGGGCGCATCTGCATGTCGACGATCTCGTGGTGGACGAACGAGTCCGCAGCGGCGGTATCGGCCGGGCGCTGCTCGCCTTCGCCGAAGAGGATGCGCAGGCGCGAGGCCTTACCGCAGTGTTCCTCGACGCCAGGCGCGAGGCGATCCCGTTCTATGAGCGCGAGCGCTACGCCTTCCATCCCGCGCCATCGATGAAGAAACTGCTCGGCGGGTGA
- a CDS encoding DMT family transporter, which translates to MPTRNATLAGILMMLLGILLFSVNDVMGKWLVATYTVGQVLLLRSSVALVAIIPFVLKQGLRRTLRPERPGLQLLRVTLGSCEVALFYWAVSYLPLADTMTFWLAAPIWAVVLAALLLGERVDSGRWLAVAAGFVGVVITLNPSAQSLSLPAVIALVGSFSFAAMMITGRQLRGTPDVTLVFWQTLGALVMGLLLLPFGWVTPSLADLGLLGLLGIVAMVAHICVTRSLKLAEASVVVPYQYTLIVWALVFGWLVFGDWPTSAMLIGSALIIVAGLALLVLERRASSSASETVKERVTIEQN; encoded by the coding sequence ATGCCCACCCGAAACGCCACCCTCGCCGGCATCCTGATGATGCTGCTCGGCATTCTCCTGTTCTCGGTCAACGACGTGATGGGGAAATGGCTGGTCGCGACCTATACGGTCGGCCAGGTCCTGCTGCTGCGCTCATCCGTCGCCCTGGTGGCGATCATCCCCTTCGTGCTGAAGCAGGGCCTCCGCCGCACGCTGCGGCCGGAGCGACCAGGTCTGCAGCTGCTACGCGTCACGCTCGGCTCCTGCGAGGTCGCGCTGTTCTACTGGGCGGTCTCCTATCTGCCGCTCGCCGACACGATGACCTTCTGGCTGGCCGCGCCGATCTGGGCGGTGGTGCTGGCGGCGCTGCTACTCGGCGAGCGCGTCGATAGCGGCCGCTGGCTGGCGGTCGCCGCTGGCTTCGTCGGCGTCGTGATCACGCTCAACCCGTCGGCGCAGAGCCTGTCCCTGCCGGCCGTCATCGCGCTCGTTGGCAGTTTCTCCTTCGCCGCGATGATGATCACCGGCCGGCAATTGCGCGGCACGCCCGACGTCACCCTGGTGTTCTGGCAGACGCTCGGCGCGCTGGTGATGGGCCTCCTGCTGCTGCCTTTCGGCTGGGTGACGCCGAGCCTTGCCGATCTCGGCCTGCTCGGCCTGCTCGGCATCGTCGCCATGGTCGCGCATATCTGCGTGACGCGCTCGCTCAAGCTGGCCGAGGCCTCGGTCGTCGTGCCCTATCAGTACACGCTGATCGTCTGGGCGCTGGTCTTCGGCTGGCTCGTCTTCGGCGACTGGCCGACCTCGGCCATGTTGATCGGCTCCGCCTTGATCATCGTTGCCGGCCTCGCTCTGCTGGTGCTTGAGCGGCGCGCGAGCAGCTCCGCCTCTGAAACCGTCAAGGAGCGTGTTACGATCGAGCAGAACTGA
- a CDS encoding Lrp/AsnC family transcriptional regulator, which translates to MDRIDRKLLNLLQADASRTNAQLADEVGLAPSSCLRRIRRLEAAGLILRTVAILDPAKSGKGLKVIIAIELARHDEPNRRRFLELAARQPAVVQAYGVTGQTDVILMLRVAGMDEVTALCELLFGEGSNVTRYYTMVVNKTAKETTALPL; encoded by the coding sequence ATGGATCGAATCGATAGAAAGCTGCTGAACCTGCTCCAGGCCGACGCCTCGCGGACCAATGCGCAACTGGCCGACGAGGTCGGGTTGGCGCCGTCGAGCTGCCTGCGGCGGATCAGGCGGCTCGAAGCCGCCGGCCTGATCCTGCGGACCGTTGCGATCCTCGATCCTGCCAAGAGCGGCAAGGGCCTCAAGGTGATCATCGCCATCGAGCTCGCCCGACATGATGAGCCGAACCGGCGGCGCTTCCTCGAATTGGCGGCGCGCCAGCCGGCAGTCGTCCAGGCCTATGGCGTCACCGGCCAGACCGATGTGATCCTGATGCTGCGCGTCGCCGGCATGGACGAAGTGACGGCACTGTGCGAGCTGCTCTTCGGCGAAGGCAGCAATGTGACCCGCTACTACACCATGGTCGTGAACAAGACCGCCAAGGAGACGACGGCGCTCCCGCTGTGA
- a CDS encoding methylated-DNA--[protein]-cysteine S-methyltransferase translates to MTSFCLFNTAIGTCALVWRGERILAAQLPERDEDAARRRLGRRFPDSVEAETPAFVRQAIDDVVALLAGEQRDLAHLPIDLSATPEFNRRVYAVALSIPPGETLTYGEVAARIGEPGAARAVGVALGQNPIPIIVPCHRVLAAGGKTGGFSADGGVETKLKILTIEKARTSAEPSLFGDLPLQARLR, encoded by the coding sequence ATGACAAGCTTCTGCCTCTTCAACACTGCGATCGGCACCTGCGCCCTGGTCTGGCGGGGCGAGCGCATCCTCGCAGCGCAATTGCCGGAGCGGGACGAGGATGCCGCCCGGCGTCGGCTGGGACGGCGCTTTCCGGACAGCGTCGAGGCCGAGACGCCTGCGTTCGTACGGCAGGCGATCGACGATGTCGTCGCGCTGCTCGCCGGAGAGCAGCGCGACCTCGCGCATCTGCCGATCGATCTCTCGGCCACGCCGGAGTTCAACCGTCGCGTCTATGCAGTGGCGCTTTCGATCCCACCCGGCGAGACCTTGACCTATGGCGAGGTTGCGGCGCGGATCGGCGAGCCCGGCGCGGCGCGAGCCGTCGGCGTCGCGCTCGGCCAGAACCCGATCCCGATCATCGTGCCCTGCCATCGCGTGCTCGCCGCCGGCGGCAAGACCGGCGGCTTCTCGGCCGATGGCGGCGTCGAGACCAAGCTGAAGATCCTGACGATCGAGAAAGCGCGCACCAGCGCCGAGCCGTCTCTGTTCGGCGACCTGCCGCTCCAGGCGAGGCTGCGGTAG
- a CDS encoding nucleoside recognition domain-containing protein — protein sequence MPLQSQFYRKTRETLAVYRELVVIMVPIAVATQALAELGVIKAASPWLAPAMKLFGLPPELALAWLTGLLVGMWGGVVVLFTLIPTLALSTADMTVFSSLLLMAHAIPVEQRIVAKAGPNFWATSIIRIAGAMAFAALLHLLFSATGWLSQPIAPVWQPAAGEGGWLGFAYGTAKTLLVMLAVLLVLSWAMQLLRAAGILDVLYKGLAPLFRLVGLRQEALPFTTVGLLLGISYGSGLMLAEVRRQPIEPRQIVLASVFMGFAHSLIEDTLIMVALGADIATILLGRLVFAIAATAAIAFVLDRFSDAPIAQGDSASRP from the coding sequence ATGCCGCTCCAGAGTCAGTTCTACCGCAAGACACGGGAAACGCTGGCCGTTTACCGCGAGCTCGTGGTGATCATGGTGCCGATCGCGGTGGCGACGCAGGCGCTGGCGGAACTCGGCGTCATCAAGGCCGCATCTCCCTGGCTGGCGCCGGCCATGAAGCTATTCGGCCTGCCGCCCGAGCTGGCGCTGGCCTGGCTGACGGGCTTGCTGGTCGGGATGTGGGGCGGCGTCGTCGTGCTGTTCACGCTGATCCCGACGCTGGCGCTCAGCACCGCCGACATGACGGTGTTCTCGAGCCTGCTCCTGATGGCGCATGCCATTCCGGTCGAGCAGCGCATCGTCGCCAAGGCCGGGCCGAATTTCTGGGCGACCTCGATCATCCGCATTGCCGGCGCGATGGCCTTCGCCGCGCTGCTGCACCTGCTCTTTTCCGCAACCGGCTGGCTGTCGCAACCGATCGCGCCGGTCTGGCAGCCTGCGGCGGGCGAGGGCGGCTGGCTCGGCTTCGCCTATGGCACCGCCAAGACGCTGCTGGTGATGCTCGCGGTTCTGCTCGTCCTGTCCTGGGCGATGCAACTGCTCAGGGCCGCGGGCATCCTCGATGTGCTCTACAAGGGGCTGGCCCCGCTCTTCCGCCTGGTCGGCCTGCGCCAGGAGGCGTTGCCCTTCACCACCGTCGGCCTCTTGCTCGGCATCTCCTATGGCAGCGGGCTGATGCTGGCGGAGGTGCGGCGGCAGCCGATCGAACCACGCCAGATTGTCCTCGCCAGTGTCTTCATGGGCTTTGCCCACAGCCTGATCGAGGACACGCTGATCATGGTCGCTCTTGGCGCCGACATAGCCACCATCCTGCTGGGGCGATTGGTCTTCGCGATAGCGGCAACGGCGGCGATCGCCTTCGTCCTCGACAGGTTCTCGGACGCCCCCATCGCGCAGGGCGACTCCGCTAGCCGGCCCTAA
- a CDS encoding tripartite tricarboxylate transporter substrate binding protein — translation MKAFRTLALALGALAIGAAPAFAFPDRPVQLIVPWAAGGGMDAVMRIFANGLEAELKQPVNVINRTGGGGVTGHTAIATGAADGYTIGGVSPELSFFKTLGLGDLTVDSVDMFSRVSLIPAGVTVKADAPYKTVADFLKAVKENPKGTFTSSGTGTGGSWHVASGGLMKAAGLPADQIRWVPSNGGAPALQDLAAGGITAFTGSPIEAKAMLDGGRVRTILMMTEERHPNFPDVPSAKEAGLDWTYQNWFAIAAPKGVPADRRKILYEAAERTMKREDVRKGMADRGITPVWDTPAQLQDYVKTFSERGSGVLKDLGLAKN, via the coding sequence ATGAAGGCTTTCCGCACGCTCGCTTTGGCTCTGGGCGCGCTCGCCATCGGCGCGGCGCCTGCCTTCGCCTTTCCGGACCGGCCAGTGCAATTGATCGTGCCCTGGGCGGCCGGTGGCGGCATGGATGCCGTGATGCGCATCTTCGCCAACGGGCTGGAGGCCGAGCTGAAGCAGCCGGTCAACGTCATCAACCGCACCGGCGGCGGCGGCGTCACCGGCCACACCGCGATCGCGACCGGCGCGGCCGACGGCTACACCATCGGCGGCGTCAGCCCCGAGCTCTCCTTTTTCAAGACGCTCGGCCTCGGTGATCTGACGGTCGACAGCGTCGACATGTTCTCGCGCGTCTCGCTCATTCCCGCCGGCGTCACGGTCAAGGCCGACGCGCCCTACAAGACCGTCGCCGACTTCCTCAAGGCGGTGAAGGAGAACCCGAAGGGCACCTTCACCTCCTCCGGCACCGGCACGGGCGGCTCCTGGCACGTCGCTTCGGGCGGGCTGATGAAGGCGGCCGGCCTGCCGGCCGACCAGATCCGCTGGGTACCGAGCAATGGCGGCGCACCGGCCCTGCAGGATCTCGCGGCCGGCGGCATCACCGCCTTCACCGGCTCGCCGATCGAAGCCAAGGCGATGCTCGACGGCGGCCGCGTGCGCACTATCCTGATGATGACGGAGGAGCGCCATCCGAACTTCCCCGACGTGCCCAGCGCCAAGGAAGCCGGCCTCGACTGGACCTATCAGAACTGGTTCGCCATCGCCGCCCCGAAGGGCGTGCCGGCCGACCGCCGCAAGATCCTCTATGAGGCGGCCGAGCGCACGATGAAGCGCGAGGATGTCCGCAAGGGCATGGCCGATCGCGGCATCACACCGGTCTGGGACACGCCGGCGCAACTGCAGGACTATGTGAAGACCTTCAGCGAGCGCGGCAGTGGCGTGCTCAAGGATCTCGGCCTGGCGAAGAACTGA
- the msrP gene encoding protein-methionine-sulfoxide reductase catalytic subunit MsrP: MLIKRRAGWEVPESQATPEAIFLDRRQWLAGSAGVIVGAALPQIANAQGADPTLDLYPAKRNAAYALDRPVTDEELAANYNNFYEFGTSKEVAAASKRLVTRPWTITIDGLVEKPFEIGFDDLIRKVTLQERLYRFRCVEAWSMAVPWTGFPLKELVALAKPLSGAKYVQMQTFMNPKMAPGQSQRWYPWPYTEGLTMAEATHDMTLMVTGIYGKPIPTQHGAPLRLITPWKYGFKSVKSISKISFVAERPKTFWEGLQASEYGFWANVNPEVSHPRWSQASEQVLGTRDRKPTLLFNGYAEQVADLYKGLEKERLWA; this comes from the coding sequence ATGTTGATCAAGCGTCGCGCCGGCTGGGAGGTGCCCGAAAGCCAGGCGACCCCGGAAGCCATTTTCCTCGATCGCCGGCAATGGCTCGCCGGCAGCGCCGGCGTGATCGTCGGTGCCGCCTTGCCGCAGATCGCCAACGCCCAGGGGGCCGATCCGACGCTCGACCTCTATCCGGCCAAGCGCAACGCGGCCTATGCGCTCGACCGGCCGGTGACCGATGAGGAATTGGCGGCGAACTACAACAACTTCTACGAGTTCGGGACGTCGAAGGAGGTGGCTGCTGCGTCGAAGCGGCTGGTCACGCGGCCCTGGACGATCACGATCGACGGGCTGGTCGAGAAGCCGTTCGAGATCGGCTTTGACGACCTGATCCGGAAGGTCACCCTGCAGGAGCGGCTTTATCGCTTCCGCTGCGTCGAGGCCTGGTCGATGGCGGTGCCGTGGACGGGCTTCCCGCTGAAAGAGCTCGTCGCGCTGGCCAAGCCGCTGTCGGGCGCGAAATACGTTCAGATGCAGACCTTCATGAACCCGAAGATGGCACCGGGGCAGTCGCAGCGCTGGTACCCCTGGCCCTATACCGAGGGGCTGACCATGGCCGAGGCGACGCACGACATGACGCTGATGGTCACCGGCATCTACGGCAAGCCGATCCCGACCCAGCACGGTGCGCCGCTGCGCCTGATCACGCCGTGGAAATACGGCTTCAAGTCGGTCAAATCGATCAGCAAGATCAGCTTCGTCGCCGAGCGGCCGAAGACCTTCTGGGAGGGCTTGCAGGCCTCCGAATACGGCTTCTGGGCCAATGTGAACCCGGAGGTCTCGCATCCGCGCTGGAGTCAGGCGAGCGAGCAGGTGCTGGGCACGCGCGACCGCAAGCCGACGCTGCTGTTCAACGGCTATGCCGAGCAGGTGGCCGATCTCTACAAGGGCCTGGAAAAGGAGCGGCTTTGGGCCTGA
- a CDS encoding metalloregulator ArsR/SmtB family transcription factor, whose translation MDRFTALADPTRRRIVEMLGRRAMAAGEITAQFGMSAPAISQHLKVLKEAGLVSVEVSGQRRIYRLDPEGLDAFEAWVKQVRSFWNGGLDRLERELSKPDDD comes from the coding sequence ATGGATCGTTTTACCGCCCTTGCCGACCCAACCCGCCGCCGCATCGTCGAGATGCTCGGCCGGCGCGCCATGGCGGCAGGTGAGATCACCGCGCAGTTCGGCATGAGCGCGCCGGCGATCTCGCAGCATCTCAAGGTGCTGAAGGAGGCCGGGCTGGTGAGCGTCGAAGTCAGCGGCCAGCGCCGGATCTACCGGCTCGATCCCGAAGGCCTTGATGCCTTCGAGGCCTGGGTCAAGCAGGTCCGCAGCTTCTGGAATGGCGGGCTCGACCGCCTGGAACGAGAACTCTCAAAACCCGACGACGACTGA
- a CDS encoding SRPBCC family protein: MNEYGVVLESGAVRFERLLPGPLERVWSYLIDSEKRSAWLAGGEIEPRVGGKADLLFKHSQITSEPPPERYREMNDNGWPSKGIVTRYEPMTALAMTWPGEGGASSEAVFELSPEGDKVRLVLTHRKLASKAEMIDVSGGWHAHLGILEDRLAGNLPRGFWSRIEGLEADYAERYADQPG; this comes from the coding sequence ATGAACGAGTATGGAGTTGTACTGGAGAGCGGCGCGGTCCGCTTCGAGCGGCTTCTGCCCGGCCCGCTAGAGCGGGTCTGGTCCTATCTCATCGATTCCGAGAAGCGCAGCGCCTGGCTGGCCGGCGGCGAGATCGAGCCGCGCGTCGGCGGCAAGGCAGACCTCCTGTTCAAGCATTCGCAGATCACCAGCGAGCCGCCGCCGGAGCGCTATCGCGAGATGAACGACAATGGCTGGCCGTCCAAGGGCATCGTGACGCGCTACGAGCCGATGACGGCGCTGGCGATGACCTGGCCGGGTGAGGGCGGCGCCAGCTCGGAGGCGGTCTTCGAGCTCAGCCCCGAGGGCGACAAGGTCAGGCTGGTGCTGACGCATCGCAAGCTCGCGAGCAAGGCCGAGATGATCGACGTCTCCGGCGGCTGGCACGCCCATCTCGGCATCCTGGAGGACAGGCTCGCCGGCAATCTGCCACGCGGCTTCTGGTCGCGGATCGAAGGGCTCGAGGCTGACTACGCCGAGCGCTACGCCGACCAGCCTGGTTGA
- a CDS encoding iron-containing alcohol dehydrogenase codes for MATITYLTTVQFGFGELKAIAPGLTELKIARPLIVADRGLAATDLIQRLRAASPLLGNAPLFVDTPTNPTEEAVEAALALYREHDCDGLVAMGGGSPIDLAKGVALLAGHDGPLENYAAILGGIPKVTARVAPVIAVPTTAGTGSEVGRAALITLKDGRKLGFISPHLIPKLAICDPELTLGLPAMLTAATGMDALTHCIETYLSPRENPPAEAIALDGLKRAALHIERATKDGSDREARKEMLMAALQGGLTFQKGLGAVHALSHPLGGLKQVSLHHGTLNAVLLPAVLRFNEQASGAKYAEIRRVLGLAADADLAAWVAGLTQRLGLPGSLSQMGVPREVLPTIAEAATQDHSSATNPQQATAADYLAMLEASFG; via the coding sequence ATGGCGACGATCACCTATCTGACCACCGTCCAGTTCGGCTTCGGCGAGCTCAAGGCCATCGCGCCCGGCCTGACCGAGCTGAAGATCGCGCGCCCGCTGATCGTCGCCGATCGCGGCCTGGCGGCGACCGACCTGATCCAGCGCCTGCGCGCCGCCTCGCCGTTGCTCGGCAATGCCCCGCTCTTCGTCGACACCCCGACCAACCCGACCGAGGAAGCGGTCGAAGCCGCGCTCGCGCTCTATCGCGAGCATGACTGCGACGGCCTCGTCGCCATGGGCGGCGGCTCGCCGATCGACCTCGCCAAGGGTGTCGCCTTGCTCGCCGGCCATGACGGCCCGCTCGAGAACTACGCCGCGATCCTCGGCGGCATCCCGAAGGTGACGGCCAGGGTCGCGCCGGTGATCGCGGTGCCGACGACCGCCGGCACCGGCAGCGAGGTCGGCCGCGCCGCGCTGATCACGCTGAAGGACGGCCGCAAGCTCGGCTTCATCTCGCCGCACCTGATTCCGAAGCTCGCCATCTGCGACCCCGAACTGACGCTTGGCCTGCCGGCCATGCTGACCGCCGCGACCGGCATGGATGCGCTCACCCATTGCATCGAGACCTATTTGAGCCCGCGCGAGAATCCGCCCGCCGAGGCGATCGCCCTCGACGGCTTGAAGCGCGCCGCCCTCCATATCGAGCGCGCGACGAAGGACGGCTCAGACCGCGAAGCGCGCAAGGAGATGCTGATGGCGGCCCTGCAGGGCGGCCTCACCTTCCAGAAGGGGCTCGGCGCCGTCCATGCCCTCTCGCACCCGCTCGGCGGCCTGAAGCAGGTCTCGCTGCATCACGGCACGCTCAACGCCGTGCTGCTGCCGGCCGTGCTGCGCTTCAACGAGCAGGCCTCCGGCGCAAAATATGCGGAGATTCGCCGCGTCCTCGGCCTGGCCGCCGACGCCGACCTCGCTGCCTGGGTCGCCGGGCTGACGCAGCGCCTCGGCCTGCCGGGTTCGCTGTCGCAGATGGGCGTGCCGCGCGAGGTGCTGCCGACCATCGCCGAGGCTGCGACGCAGGACCATTCGAGCGCGACCAATCCGCAGCAGGCCACCGCGGCGGATTATCTCGCGATGCTGGAGGCGTCGTTCGGGTAA
- a CDS encoding zinc-dependent alcohol dehydrogenase family protein encodes MPRIVRFHEKGGPEVLRIEEIETALPGPGELQIAVRAIGLNRAESMFRSGPYVEEPVFPARLGYEAAGIVTALGEGVEGFAEGDAISIVPPLSITRWGSYGEVATVPAAVAVKHPAELSFVEAAALWMAHVTAYGALVGLAGLKAGEHVLITAASSSVGIASIQTARALGAIPIAATRTRDKAHALLEAGAAHVVVTQEEDLAAAVARHTSGQGARVAFDPVAGPALEQVFGATAQNGIVIAYGALSPEPTPLPLFPLLAKNLHLAGYQYKEVVRDPQALERAKAFILDGLRRGALKPVIDKVFAFDEIVAAHRYLEANQQFGKIVVEVR; translated from the coding sequence ATGCCGCGTATCGTTCGTTTTCATGAGAAGGGCGGGCCCGAGGTTCTGCGGATCGAGGAGATCGAGACCGCCCTGCCGGGGCCGGGCGAGTTGCAGATCGCCGTCAGGGCGATCGGCCTCAACCGGGCCGAGTCGATGTTCCGCTCCGGCCCCTATGTCGAGGAGCCGGTATTTCCGGCCCGGCTCGGCTATGAGGCGGCGGGGATCGTCACCGCGCTCGGCGAGGGCGTCGAGGGCTTCGCCGAGGGCGATGCGATCAGCATCGTGCCGCCGCTCTCGATCACGCGCTGGGGCAGCTATGGCGAGGTCGCGACGGTGCCGGCCGCGGTCGCGGTCAAGCATCCGGCCGAGCTCTCCTTCGTCGAGGCCGCGGCGCTGTGGATGGCGCATGTCACCGCCTATGGCGCGCTGGTCGGGCTTGCCGGTTTGAAGGCGGGCGAGCATGTGCTGATCACCGCGGCATCGAGCAGCGTCGGCATCGCATCGATCCAGACGGCGCGAGCGCTCGGCGCGATTCCGATCGCGGCGACGCGGACGCGCGACAAGGCGCACGCGCTGCTGGAGGCCGGCGCCGCGCATGTCGTGGTCACGCAGGAAGAGGATCTTGCCGCTGCTGTGGCCCGACACACGAGCGGGCAGGGCGCCCGCGTCGCCTTCGATCCGGTCGCCGGGCCGGCGCTGGAACAGGTCTTCGGCGCCACGGCCCAGAACGGCATTGTCATCGCCTATGGCGCGCTTTCGCCGGAGCCGACGCCGCTGCCGCTGTTCCCGCTGCTGGCGAAGAACCTGCACCTCGCCGGCTACCAGTACAAGGAGGTGGTCCGCGATCCGCAGGCGCTGGAGCGTGCCAAAGCCTTCATCCTCGACGGCTTACGGCGCGGCGCGCTGAAGCCCGTCATCGACAAGGTCTTCGCCTTCGACGAGATCGTCGCGGCGCATCGCTATCTCGAGGCGAACCAGCAGTTCGGCAAGATCGTCGTCGAGGTGCGGTAG
- a CDS encoding LysR family transcriptional regulator yields MDRLTSMQVFVKVVEAGTLTAAGISLGLSSQMVGKHLRFLEERTGARLLHRTTRRQSLTEIGSAYYERCKLVLAEADAADAIAQNLRATPRGKLRINAPLSFGAHSLTPALIRYMQRYPEVSVDLSLTDRVVDLAEEGYDAVIRISPLKDSGLIARALRPYQLIACASPAYLAARGTPQVPADLADHECLGFAYWAAPPLFDWEFIGPSGIERVTVRSQFLTNNGQALRQAALSGFGITLQAEDLLREDIANGRLVRILPGYEGPTRPMHIVFMPDRSPTPKLRSFVDFIVAEFG; encoded by the coding sequence ATGGACCGCCTCACCAGCATGCAGGTCTTCGTCAAGGTGGTGGAGGCAGGCACGCTCACCGCCGCCGGCATCAGCCTCGGCCTGTCCTCGCAAATGGTCGGCAAGCACCTGCGCTTTCTCGAAGAACGCACCGGCGCACGCCTGCTGCACCGGACGACCCGTCGCCAGAGCCTGACAGAGATCGGCTCGGCCTATTACGAGCGCTGCAAGCTCGTTCTCGCCGAGGCGGACGCCGCCGACGCGATCGCGCAGAACCTGCGCGCCACGCCGCGCGGCAAGCTGCGGATCAACGCCCCGCTCAGCTTCGGCGCCCACAGCCTGACTCCGGCCCTGATCCGCTACATGCAGCGCTATCCCGAGGTCAGCGTCGACCTCTCGCTCACCGACCGCGTCGTCGATCTCGCCGAGGAGGGCTATGACGCGGTGATCCGCATCTCGCCCCTGAAGGATTCCGGCCTGATCGCCCGCGCGCTGAGACCCTACCAGCTGATAGCCTGCGCCTCCCCGGCCTATCTCGCCGCACGCGGCACGCCGCAGGTCCCGGCTGATCTCGCGGATCACGAATGCCTGGGCTTCGCTTATTGGGCTGCCCCGCCTCTGTTCGACTGGGAGTTCATCGGCCCGTCCGGCATCGAGCGCGTCACCGTGCGCAGCCAGTTCCTGACCAATAACGGCCAGGCGCTGCGCCAGGCGGCGCTCTCAGGCTTCGGCATTACCCTGCAGGCCGAGGATTTGCTGCGCGAGGACATCGCCAACGGTCGCCTGGTCCGGATCCTGCCGGGCTATGAGGGGCCGACACGTCCGATGCACATCGTCTTCATGCCGGATCGCAGCCCGACCCCGAAGCTGCGCAGCTTCGTCGACTTCATCGTCGCCGAGTTTGGTTAG
- a CDS encoding DMT family transporter, which produces MLARSGHRARLGAGHVQAITYACSVVLLFSGFVLVSRAGLSTALTLPDIAALRFGIGGLLLLPIVLKHGFSGSRPAQALALSTLGGLGFALFAYAGFALAPAAHGAVLLHGTLSLTTAMLLWAVTNRLPQGRQTTGLVVIGLGIVAMAWDGFGHASWRLLLGDACLLAASLCWSGYGLYVKELDLPATRAAAIVAVVSALAFLPVYAALPGKMLFRASLQDLLVQGLFQGVLIGAVSIFVYTRAVSLLGAARVALFTAAVPGLTAIAGYVFLDEAPSLSAALGVMLVTSGLLVSLRRAP; this is translated from the coding sequence ATGTTGGCCCGATCCGGGCACCGAGCCCGCTTAGGAGCCGGCCACGTGCAAGCCATTACTTACGCATGCAGTGTCGTGCTCTTGTTCTCAGGCTTCGTTCTCGTGTCGAGAGCCGGCCTTTCGACCGCCCTGACCCTTCCGGACATAGCGGCGCTGCGCTTCGGCATCGGCGGGCTGCTATTGCTGCCGATCGTGCTGAAGCACGGGTTCAGCGGCTCGCGGCCGGCGCAAGCCCTGGCGTTGTCGACCTTGGGCGGGCTCGGCTTCGCCTTGTTCGCCTATGCGGGCTTTGCGCTCGCGCCTGCAGCGCACGGTGCCGTCCTGTTGCACGGCACATTGTCGCTGACCACCGCCATGCTGCTATGGGCCGTCACGAACAGGCTGCCGCAAGGCCGACAGACCACCGGGCTGGTGGTCATCGGCCTCGGCATCGTCGCGATGGCCTGGGATGGCTTCGGGCATGCGTCCTGGCGGCTGCTTCTGGGAGATGCATGCCTGCTGGCGGCCTCGCTGTGCTGGTCGGGCTACGGGCTCTACGTAAAGGAACTCGATCTCCCGGCGACGCGTGCCGCGGCGATCGTCGCGGTCGTGTCGGCGCTTGCCTTCCTGCCGGTCTACGCCGCCCTCCCGGGCAAGATGCTGTTTCGTGCCTCGCTGCAGGATCTCCTGGTGCAAGGCCTGTTTCAGGGTGTCCTGATCGGTGCAGTCTCGATCTTCGTCTACACGCGGGCTGTTTCCCTGCTGGGCGCCGCCAGGGTTGCGCTCTTCACGGCCGCCGTCCCAGGCCTGACCGCGATTGCGGGCTACGTCTTCCTAGATGAGGCGCCAAGCCTATCCGCCGCCCTCGGCGTGATGCTGGTCACATCGGGCCTTCTGGTTTCCCTGCGCCGCGCGCCTTGA